CGCCCTGCTGACGATCGTCCGCAAGGCGCGGCCCGGCGAGACGCTCGAGCTATGCGCCTATTACCTGGCCCACCGCCGAGTGATCCACGCCCTGCTCGCCGCGCATCGTCGCGGCGTGACGCTACGCCTGCTGCTCGACCCCAATGAGAGCCATTTCGGCCGCGCCAGCCCCGGCATCCCCAACCGCCAGACGGCCCGAGAGCTGGCCCGTGCGGGGCTGGCCATCCGCTGGAACGGCAACGCCCGGTCCCATGCCCACGGCAAGTGGCTGCTGCGCCACGGTGGCGGGCGCCCAGCCACCCTGCTGATCGGCTCGGCCAATCTCAGCCGTCGCAGCCTCGACGACCACAACTTCGAGGCCAATATCCAACTGGAGGCCCGCAACGACCATCCGGTGATTCGCCAGGCGCGGGAAAGCTTCGCCCGCTACTGGCATAATCGGCACGGCGAACTCCACAGCCGCCCTTTCCCCGAGCACGACGATGCCACCCTCTGGCGCTACTGGCGCTACCGCCTGATGGAGGCCAGCGGCTGGTCCACCTTCTAGGAAAGCCATGAGCACCACACCCCACCGAGACCTCTACCACGCCTTCGTCGACCAGGGCCTGGACACCTGGCTGGCACGCCTTCCCGAGCAGCTGGCCCGGGGCCTGGACCGCCAACGCTACGGCGACCTGCCGGCCTGGGAGAAGGCCGTGGCCAAGCTGCCGAGGCTGCCCGAGACACGTCGGGTGCACCTGGACGCCGACAGCGTGACGGTGGACGTCGAACTCGACGCCTCGCGACGCCGTCAGAGCGAGAACCTGCTGCGGGTCCTGGCGCCCTGGCGCAAGGGGCCCTATCGGCTCGGCGGGGTGCACATCGACACCGAATGGCGCTCCGACTGGAAATGGCGACGGGTGGCGCCTCACCTGGCGCCGCTGACCGGCCGGCGGGTGCTCGACGTGGGCGGCGGCAACGGCTACCACGCCTGGCGCATGGCCGGCAGCGGGGCCGCCTTCGTGCTGGTGATCGATCCCTCGCCGCGCTTCTACTGGCAGTTCCAGGCGGTGCGCCACTTCGTCGGCGATGCCGACGGCGGCGTGGTGCATTTCCTGCCGGTGGGCATCGAGGAGGTGCCCGAGGACCTGGCCTTCTTCGACAGCGTCTTCTCCATGGGCGTGCTCTACCATCGCCCCTCGCCGCTCGAGCACCTGCTGCAGCTCAAGGCCGCGCTGCGTCCCGGCGGCGAGCTGGTGCTGGAGACCCTGGTGGTGGAGGGCGACGCCACCACGGTGCTGCTGCCCGGGGAACGCTATGCGGCCATGCCCAACGTCTACTTCCTGCCCTCCTCCGCCGCCCTGTGTGGCTGGCTCGAGCGCTGCGGCTTCGACAACATCCGCGTGGTGGACGAGGCCGACACCTCCCTGGACGAGCAGCGCGCCACCGACTGGATGACCTTCCAGTCGCTGGCCGACTTCCTCGACCCCGACGACCCGACCAGGACCCGCGAGGGGTACCCCGCCCCGCGCCGGGCGGTGCTGGTCGCCAACCGGCCGCGTTGAGCGTTTAGCCACGGCCGAGCATCGCCCCCGCCCACGCCGTGGTCCGGCACATCGCTCGAGCGTCTTTCCGTTCGGCATGGCGCCTGCACCACGGGCGGGGACTGTGGCAGACTCGGGGTTCCCGGCAGCCAAGCAAGGAGCGCAAGCATGGGCATTCTATCGTGGATCCTGTTCGGCCTGATCGCCGGCATCATCGCCAAATGGATCATGCCGGGCAGGGATCCGGGCGGCATCATCGTCACCATCCTGATCGGCATCGCCGGTGCCTTCGTGGGCGGCTGGCTGGGCTCCATGGTCGGCATGGGGTCCATGGGCGACTTCAGCCTGGGCAGCTTCATCACGGCCGTGGTGGGCGCCGTCATCCTGCTGGGGGGATACAGGATGCTCAAGAAGGCCTGAGCCCCGGATCTGGGCACCTCGACCAGAACGGAACCTACGAAGCCGCTCCCGCAGCGGCTTTTTCGTCTCGAGGAACCTCCCCTGCCCCCTCCGGAGCGACACAGGCCATGGCAACATCGCCATCATTGGAAAAGTCAACGCCGCAGGATCGCCAGCCACCGCCCCAGGTTGAGCAGACTGGCCAGGGACGCGGCCACATAGGTGAAGGCGCAGGCGGTAAGCACATGACGGGCACCGGACATGTCGTAGGCCGGGATGTAGTCCTCGAGCAGCGGCAGGGCACGCTGGAAGCTGGCGTCCCACTCCACCGGCAGGGTGATCAGGTGCACCAGGGCCGCGGTGCCGAAGCTGATCACCGCCGCCAGCACCATCAGCAGGGTGCCGCCGGGCATCCGGGTGACCACCAGCAGCACCGGCGCCGCCATCATCAGCAGGGCGCCGAGCTTCTCGGCCCGCTGGGCCAACTGGACCAGTCGGGTGCGCGCCGCCAGCGGCGCATAGCCCTGATGGTGCTGGATGGCATGCCCCACCTCATGGGCCGCCACCGTCACCGCGGTGAGCGAGCGCCCCGCGTAGTGCTCCCGTGCGAGCCGCACCCGTCGGGCCCGGGGGTCGTAGTGGTCACCGCCCTCGGTCATCTCCACCCTCACCCCCTCGATGCCGAGTCGCCTGAGCAGGTGCTCGGCCAGCTCGCCCCCGGTGCCGGGGTAGTCGTCCCGCGGCGCGCCATGACGCCTGAGCACCCACCGGGCCCAGAGGTTCGGCAGCAGGAAGAGGGCCAGCAACAGGACGATGGCCAACAGGATCATCGGCGAAGACTCCACCAGCGGAGATGCGACATTGGACCCAGCCTGGCAGCACCGGTTTCCCCGCCACGCGACCCGTCGATGAAACGCAGCGGGCCCGGCGACCAGGGGTCGCCGGGCCCGCGCTGGCGGCCAGGGCCGATCGCTACTTCAGCAACTCGCGAACGTCCTTGGCCTCCCAGTGCGGGAAGTACTTGCGCACCAGGGCGTTGAGCTCGACCTCGAAGCCGGCCCAGTCGACCTCGCCCGGCGCCACCTCGGTGCCGGCGTCGGCCGCACCGCGGATCATGCCCGCGCCCACGGTGATGTTGGACAGCCGGTCGATGACGATGAAGCTGCCGGTGCCCGGGCTGCGCTCGTAGGCGTCGATCGGCACCTCGCCGGTCAGCGCCACCCGGCAGCGGGCGATGGCGTTGAGCTCGAGGCGCTCGGCCTGATGCCGCTCCAGGGTGTTGACGTCCACCTGATAGTGGATGGTCTCGACCCGCCCGGGCACCGAGCGCCCGGCGAGGCGGATGTCGACCTGGCGGCCCGGCTCCAGGGCCTGCTCGCTCATCCACACGACGTCGGCATCGAAGGCCGCGGCCTCGGTCACCTCGGCGTCGGCGGCCACGATCCAGTCGCCGCGGGAGATATCGATCTCGTCCTCCAGCGTCACGGTGATCGCCTGGCCCGGATAGGCATCGTCCAGGTCGCCGTCGAAGGTGACGATGCGCTCGACCGTCGAGGTCTTGCCCGAGGGCAGCACCTTGATCGCCTGGCCGGGGCGCAGGATGCCCGCTTCCAGGGTCCCGGCATAGCCGCGGAAGTCCAGGTTCGGCCGGTTCACGTACTGCACCGGCAGGCGCAGATCGGTGAGGTTGTGGTCGGCCCGCACCTCGACGCTCTCGAGCAGCTCGAGCAGCGCCGGGCCGTCGTACCAGCCCATCGCCTCGCTCTTGTTGACCACGTTGTCGCCCTTCAGCGCCGAGAGCGGCACGAAGCGGATGTCGTCGGCGCCCAGCTGCTCGGCGAAGGCGCGATACTCGGCGGCGATCTCGTCGAAGCGCGCCTGGCTGTACTCCACCAGGTCCATCTTGTTGACCGCGATCACCAGGTGGCGGATGCCCACCAGGTCGGCGATGAAGCTGTGCCGCTTGGTCTGGGTCTGCACGCCGTAGCGGGCGTCGATCAGGATCACCGCCAGCCCGGCGGTGGACGCCCCGGTGGCCATGTTGCGGGTGTACTGCTCGTGCCCCGGGGTGTCGGCGATGATGAACTTGCGCTTGTCGGTGGAGAAGAAGCGATAGGCCACGTCGATGGTGATGCCCTGCTCCCGCTCGGACTGCAGGCCATCGACCAGCAGCGCCAGGTCCACCTCCTCGCCGGTGGTGCCGCTCTTCTTCGACGCCTGGGTGATGGCCGCCAGTTGGTCGTCGAAGATCATCTTGGAGTCGTGCAGCAGCCGGCCGATCAGGGTCGACTTGCCGTCGTCGACGCTGCCGCAGGTGATGAAGCGCAGCAGGTCCTTGTTCTCGTGCTCGTGCAGGTACTGCTCGATGTTGTCGGCGATCAGTGTCGATTGATGTGACATGTTAGAAGTACCCCTCGCGCTTCTTCTTCTCCATCGAGCCGGCCTGGTCGTGGTCGATGGCGCGGCCGCTGCGCTCGCTGGTGCGGGTCAGCAGCATCTCCTGGATGATCTCGGGCAGGGTGGTGGCCCTGGACTCCACCGCGCCGGTCAGCGGGTAGCAGCCGAGCGTGCGGAAGCGCACCCACTTCTCTTCCGGCACCTCGCCCTCCTCGAGCGGCAGGCGGTCGTCGTCGACCATGATCTGCATGCCGTCGCGCTCCACCACCGGACGCGGCGCGGAGAAGTACAGCGGCACGATGGGGATCGACTCGAGGTAGATGTACTGCCAGATGTCCAGCTCGGTCCAGTTGGAGAGCGGGAAGGCGCGGATCGACTCGCCCTTGTTGACCCGGGCGTTGTAGAGGTTCCACAGCTCGGGACGCTGGTTCTTGGGATCCCAGCGGTGATGCTTGTCGCGGAAGGAGAACACGCGCTCCTTGGCGCGGCTGGCCTCCTCGTCGCGGCGCGCGCCGCCGAAGGCGGCATCGAAGCCGTACTTGTCCAGCGCCTGCTTGAGCGACTGGGTCTTCATCACGTCGGTGTAGCCGCTGGAGCCATGCTCGAAGGGGTTGATGCCCGCCTCGACGCCTTCCTGGTTGATGTGCTCGATCAGCTCCATGCCGGATTCCGCGGCCATGCGGTCGCGGAACTCGATCATCTCGCGGAACTTCCAGGTGGTGTTGACGTGCATCAGCGGGAACGGCGGCGGCCCGGGATAGAAGGCCTTGCGCGCCAGGTGCAGCATCACCGAGGAGTCCTTGCCGATGGAATAGAGCATCACCGGGTTGGAGAACTCGGCCGCCACCTCGCGGATGATGTGGATGGACTCGGCTTCCAGCTGCTGCAGATGGGTCAGCCGCCGCGGCGTCAGGCCGGCAGCGGCACTGCTGCCCTCGGCCGTGACGGCACTATCGCGTGTCGGTGCATGAAGACTGTTCATGGCCCGGCTACCTCGCATGACATGGGCGGATTGGGATCATGCGGCAGAGGGTATCGTCATGACGATAATAACGTAAAAGAATTAATATCTATCTTTTTATATGATAAAGAGATATTAGAGCTCGACCCGCTCCACCCAGGTGGCGAGTTCGCCGCCGTGCAGGTCGACCACGCGAAAGCCGGGGCGGGACGCCTCGTCGACGGCGAAGGTCTCGCTGCCGGGCAGGAACTGGTCGCTGGTGGAGGGGCAGGCGTAGACCGGGACCCCGACCGGGCCATGCCCGACGAAGGCCTGGTGGATATGGCCGCAGAGTACCGCCTGGACGCACTCGTGGCCGGCGAGGGTACGCCAGAAGGCCTCGGCGTCGACCAGCCCCAGCGCATCGAGCCAGGCCGAGCCGACGGCCAGGGGCGGGTGGTGCATGGCCACCAGGGTCGGCCGGTCGTCGTCGGCGAGACGCTCGGCGAAGGCCGCCAGGCGCGCCTCGCCGAGTTCGCCGGCCTCCTGGCCGACCACCTGGGTATCCAGCAACAGGACACGCCAGTCCTCGAGGTCGAGGCTGGCGTGGAAGGGACGGCACTCGGCCATCGGATCCGGCGCGTCGTGGTTGCCGGGCAGCCAGAACCAGGGACAGTCGAAGCGGGCCAGGACCCGCTCGGCCAGGGCATAGGAGGCCGCCGTCTCGTCCTGACTGACGTCACCGGTGACCAGCACCGCATCGGGGCGCAGGCGCGCGGCCGCCACCACCACCCGCTCGAACTGGCGATGGGGGATGCCGGTGCGCGAGCGCGCCAGGGGGTCGGCATGCAGATGACAATCGGTGACCTGGATGAGACGCATCAGGCTACTGGGCTCCTCAGGGTAGTTCCGGCAGGTCCAGGGAGTGGCCATGGGCCAGGCCGTGGTCGAGCCACTCGCCGAGGAAACGGTTGAGCTGGAGCTTCTCGTCGGGCTGGTGCATGCGGGCGTTGGGATAGCGATAGCGGCCATCGAAGTGGCGCTGGCGCTGGAAGTCGGTGACCTCCGCCATGCGCACGTCATGATAGAGGTGGACCCGCATGCGGGGCGTGTCGATCAGTGCGTCGAGGACCCCATGCTGGGAGACCCGGATGATACTGGTGTAGGGGGCCCGCTCCTGGACCTTGAGGCACAGGGCACCGAGGCGGCGCCCCTGGTTGACCAGTTCCACCTCGCGACTCTCGCCGGCCTCGAGATCCCCCAGCAGGCGGATCAACCGCACATAGTTGGCGGTGCACTCCCCCTGGAGGGTCCTCAGGTCGGTGACGTAGGCACTTCTCGACACGCTACCTCCTTGCTCTCAGTGAGGCCCGCTGCGCCGCCAACCAGTGGAAGGCGATCAGGCACATGGCATTGTCGAGTCGCCCGGCCAGCAGGAGTTCCCAGGCCCGTTGGAACGAGAGCACGTGGACGCGGATGTCCTCGTGCTCCTCGTCGAGGCCGTGGATGCCGCCCAGCCCTCGGCTGTCGATCAGGCCGCAGAACAGGGTGACCCGCTCATTGCAGGCGCCGGGGCTGGGGTAGTAGGTGTGCAGCTCGATCAACTCCCCCACCCGGCAGCCGGCTTCTTCCTCGGCCTCGCGACGGGCCACCTCGGCCAGGCTCTCGCCGCGCTCCACCAGCCCCGCGACGATCTCGAGCTTCCAGGGCGAATCGGGGTCATCCAGGGCGCCGGCACGAAACTGCTCCACCAGCGCCACCGCATCCCTCTCGACATCGTAGAGCAATACCCCCACGGCGTCGTGGCGCTGATGCACCTCGCGAACCATCGCCCCGCTCCAGCCGCCCTCGAAGAGACGGTGGCGCAGGTGCAGCTCCTCCAGGCGAAAGAACCCCCGGTGGAGGCAGCGTCGCTCGAGCAGTTCCACGTCCTCGGCGTCGAAGGGCGCGGCCGCCAGGTCATCGGGCGGGTTGGCGTGATCGGTCTGCGACATGCGGGCCTCCGTGTTCGCGAATGCCCCATTATCATGACCGCAGGGGAGGCTGCCAACCGTCACCGAGCGCCGACCGAAGCAGACCTCGGCGCCTGGTGCCGCGGCCGCATGTCGAGGCGGATCAGTCCTGGAGGCGGGCGACCATGGCCCTGGCCCGGTCGCGCAGCGCCTCGTCGGAGGCCTCGCGTCCCGCCCGGGCCTGGCCCGCCACCGCGCGGCGCGCATGGGCCAGGGCCTCCGACTCGCGCCCCTCCGCTTCCAGGAAGGCCGCGTAGTAGGTATTGACGTCGATGCCCTCGGGGCGGATCGCCAGGGCCTTGCGGAACATCGCCTCGGCGGTCTCCTCGTCGCCGAAGGCCACCGGCCATCCGGGAGCCCGATCATAGAGGGCCCCCAGGGTCACGTAGGCCGAGCCACGATGGCCCGCGGGGTCCAGCGCCACGGCGCGCTCGAGCACCCGGCGCGCCGCCTTGGCGGCGCCCAGGGCGGACAGGCCGCCGGCCTCCCGGGCCAGGGAGGCCAGGATGATGCCGCGCCAGACCAGCACCTCGCTGGCCTCGGGATGGGCCTCGGCGAGGGCAGCGGACTCCTCGGCCAGGGCCGACAGGGCGTCCTCGCGACGCGTCGCCTCCATGGCGGTGGTGACATGCTCCCAGCGCTGCTTCAGCGAGAAGACACCGTCCTCCCAGGCCAGCGCCTCGGCGACGGGGGCGGCGGCCAGGCCCAGGCAGACGGTGGCGGCCAGCAGTTGGCGTCTCGACATGGCGGTTTCCTCGGCGTTGTGGTCATGGGCGGGAGCACCTCACGGAAATGTAACGAACGTTTGAATTATTCGCCAGCCCGCCGCGGTTGCCGAGTCGCGCCGGAATGGCGTATGTTGCGACTCTTCGACCCAGGGGAGGCGTGGATGAAAGGCCGCAACATGACGCGCTGGCGCGACCCCGCCAAGGACCCGCGCCAGGAGCCCAAGAGCAACCTGATCACCGCCGAGGGCGCCGAGCGCCTGCGGGGCATCCTCGACCACCTCTCGCGGGTCAAGCGCCCCACCCTCTCGGCCAAGGTCGGCGAGGCGGCCGCCCTGGGCGATCGCAGCGAGAACGCCGACTACACCTACAACAAGAAGGAGCTGAACCGGGTGATCGCCCGGATCCGCTACCTGACCAAGCGCCTGGACGAGCTCCAGGTGGTGGACCGGTTGCCCGCCGATACCGGACGAGTGTTCTTCGGCGCCTTCGTGACGCTCGAGGACGAGGATGGCGAGGAGCTGCACCTGCGCATCGTCGGCCACGACGAGACCGACACCACCCGGCACTGGATCAGCGTCGACGCCCCCCTGGCCAAGGCGCTGCTCGGCAAGGGGCTCGACGACGAGGCCACGGTGGCCGCCCCGGGCGGCGAGACCACCTACCTGATCACCGCGATCGACTACCGCCAGCCCTAGGGCAGTGCATCGCCGCTGCCGCCTCGCCGACCTCGTGCGTGCCTGCCGCGATTCGGCGACACTCCCCTGCCAGGTGAATCAAGCGCTTGGCGCCGGGCGAGAATTCATGTCTCCAACAAGAGACGCTCTATCGATATCCCCTGCCGCCGCCCCGCGACACCCTGCGCATGACGCGTGCAATAAGTCTTTGTGAACCAAGAAATTAATCCGCGCGTGGCACGGAAATGGCCTAATACTGGATAAGCGAGCCTCCCGGCTCGTGGCATGAACCAAAGCGTGTCCACTGAACGATCAGGAGGAGCACCATGAAGACACTGACCCTGAGATCGATGCTGCTGGCCATTGCCCTGCTCTTCGGTAGCGGTGTTGCTATCGCCGAAGGCACAGACAAGTTTACAGAGCTGGATGCCAATGGCGATGGCGCCCTCAGCGCCGAGGAGGCCACGGACGTGACCGGCCTGGACTTCGAGGCCGCGGATGCCGATGGCGATGGCGCCCTCAGCGAGGAGGAATTCAAGGCCGCCAAGACCAGCATGGAAGGCGGGGACGAAGGCACCGGCATGGAAGGCGAGACGATGGCCGAATAATCGCCACTCACCCGGCGGCCGCTTCCTGCGGCTGCCGCGGGGCATGCCGGCCCGACCGGCATGCCCTCCTTATTGGCCGACGGGACGCCTCAGGTCCTGGCGCTGTAGACCCGGAAGCGGCGGTCGTCGGCGAGGATCTCGAAACCGCCGAAGGCCCGCTCCAGCAGATCCGGATAGGGCAGGAAGGCGTTGGCCACCAGCACCAGCCGGCCGCCCGGCACCAGGTGCTCGGGCGCCTCGCGGATCAGCCGGCCGGCGGGGCCGTAGTCCACGGCTCGCTCCTGGTGGAAGGGCGGGTTGCTGACGATGGCGTCGAAGCGTCGCCCCTCGAGCCCCGCGAAGACATCCCCCGCCCTCACCTCACCGTCCAGGGCATTGGCCTCCAGGCTGCGCCGGGTCGCCTCCACGGCGAAGCCGTTGACGTCCACCGCGGTCATCGCCAGCCCCCGCCGGGCCAGCCAGCCGGCCAGGATGCCGTCCCCGCAGCCCATGTCCAGCACCCGGCCCGTCTCGGGCAGCGCCTCGGGCAACCGCGACAGCAACAACCGGGTGCCCTCATCGAGCTTGCCGTGGCCGAAGACGCCCGGGTGGCTGGCCAGCTGCAGCCCCTCGGCCTCGAAGGACGTCCAGGCCGCCTCCGGGTCGAGACCGACCCGATCGAGGCGGGACTCGAAGAGCGTGCAGCGCCGGGCGCTGTCGACCTTTCGGCAGCCGAGCCCCAGGGCCGCCAGGACCTTGAGCACCCGCTTGATGCCGCCCTGGTGCTCCCCCACCACCTGTAGCGGGGTGCCCGCCGGCAGGTGGGCGCACAGCCACAGCAGCCACCACTCGCCCAGGGCATGGGCCTTGGGCCAGAACAGCACCACCCCCGGCGGGGTCGGCACGTCCGCCTCGAAGGGCGAGCCGGCCGGCCGCCCCCGCGCCCGCCAGGCGGACAGCACCGCCTGGTCGGCGGCGAGCACTCGCCCCTCGCCGCCCTCCAGCCAGTCGTCC
The Halomonas sp. M4R1S46 DNA segment above includes these coding regions:
- a CDS encoding DUF1249 domain-containing protein; protein product: MSRSAYVTDLRTLQGECTANYVRLIRLLGDLEAGESREVELVNQGRRLGALCLKVQERAPYTSIIRVSQHGVLDALIDTPRMRVHLYHDVRMAEVTDFQRQRHFDGRYRYPNARMHQPDEKLQLNRFLGEWLDHGLAHGHSLDLPELP
- the cysN gene encoding sulfate adenylyltransferase subunit CysN, which produces MSHQSTLIADNIEQYLHEHENKDLLRFITCGSVDDGKSTLIGRLLHDSKMIFDDQLAAITQASKKSGTTGEEVDLALLVDGLQSEREQGITIDVAYRFFSTDKRKFIIADTPGHEQYTRNMATGASTAGLAVILIDARYGVQTQTKRHSFIADLVGIRHLVIAVNKMDLVEYSQARFDEIAAEYRAFAEQLGADDIRFVPLSALKGDNVVNKSEAMGWYDGPALLELLESVEVRADHNLTDLRLPVQYVNRPNLDFRGYAGTLEAGILRPGQAIKVLPSGKTSTVERIVTFDGDLDDAYPGQAITVTLEDEIDISRGDWIVAADAEVTEAAAFDADVVWMSEQALEPGRQVDIRLAGRSVPGRVETIHYQVDVNTLERHQAERLELNAIARCRVALTGEVPIDAYERSPGTGSFIVIDRLSNITVGAGMIRGAADAGTEVAPGEVDWAGFEVELNALVRKYFPHWEAKDVRELLK
- a CDS encoding zinc metallopeptidase, producing MILLAIVLLLALFLLPNLWARWVLRRHGAPRDDYPGTGGELAEHLLRRLGIEGVRVEMTEGGDHYDPRARRVRLAREHYAGRSLTAVTVAAHEVGHAIQHHQGYAPLAARTRLVQLAQRAEKLGALLMMAAPVLLVVTRMPGGTLLMVLAAVISFGTAALVHLITLPVEWDASFQRALPLLEDYIPAYDMSGARHVLTACAFTYVAASLASLLNLGRWLAILRR
- the cmoB gene encoding tRNA 5-methoxyuridine(34)/uridine 5-oxyacetic acid(34) synthase CmoB, with protein sequence MSTTPHRDLYHAFVDQGLDTWLARLPEQLARGLDRQRYGDLPAWEKAVAKLPRLPETRRVHLDADSVTVDVELDASRRRQSENLLRVLAPWRKGPYRLGGVHIDTEWRSDWKWRRVAPHLAPLTGRRVLDVGGGNGYHAWRMAGSGAAFVLVIDPSPRFYWQFQAVRHFVGDADGGVVHFLPVGIEEVPEDLAFFDSVFSMGVLYHRPSPLEHLLQLKAALRPGGELVLETLVVEGDATTVLLPGERYAAMPNVYFLPSSAALCGWLERCGFDNIRVVDEADTSLDEQRATDWMTFQSLADFLDPDDPTRTREGYPAPRRAVLVANRPR
- a CDS encoding NUDIX domain-containing protein, with the translated sequence MSQTDHANPPDDLAAAPFDAEDVELLERRCLHRGFFRLEELHLRHRLFEGGWSGAMVREVHQRHDAVGVLLYDVERDAVALVEQFRAGALDDPDSPWKLEIVAGLVERGESLAEVARREAEEEAGCRVGELIELHTYYPSPGACNERVTLFCGLIDSRGLGGIHGLDEEHEDIRVHVLSFQRAWELLLAGRLDNAMCLIAFHWLAAQRASLRARR
- a CDS encoding GlsB/YeaQ/YmgE family stress response membrane protein gives rise to the protein MGILSWILFGLIAGIIAKWIMPGRDPGGIIVTILIGIAGAFVGGWLGSMVGMGSMGDFSLGSFITAVVGAVILLGGYRMLKKA
- the cysD gene encoding sulfate adenylyltransferase subunit CysD, whose translation is MNSLHAPTRDSAVTAEGSSAAAGLTPRRLTHLQQLEAESIHIIREVAAEFSNPVMLYSIGKDSSVMLHLARKAFYPGPPPFPLMHVNTTWKFREMIEFRDRMAAESGMELIEHINQEGVEAGINPFEHGSSGYTDVMKTQSLKQALDKYGFDAAFGGARRDEEASRAKERVFSFRDKHHRWDPKNQRPELWNLYNARVNKGESIRAFPLSNWTELDIWQYIYLESIPIVPLYFSAPRPVVERDGMQIMVDDDRLPLEEGEVPEEKWVRFRTLGCYPLTGAVESRATTLPEIIQEMLLTRTSERSGRAIDHDQAGSMEKKKREGYF
- the greB gene encoding transcription elongation factor GreB translates to MKGRNMTRWRDPAKDPRQEPKSNLITAEGAERLRGILDHLSRVKRPTLSAKVGEAAALGDRSENADYTYNKKELNRVIARIRYLTKRLDELQVVDRLPADTGRVFFGAFVTLEDEDGEELHLRIVGHDETDTTRHWISVDAPLAKALLGKGLDDEATVAAPGGETTYLITAIDYRQP
- a CDS encoding methyltransferase gives rise to the protein MSAETPVCQLLERQDADYRGWLWVAPPRDDWLEGGEGRVLAADQAVLSAWRARGRPAGSPFEADVPTPPGVVLFWPKAHALGEWWLLWLCAHLPAGTPLQVVGEHQGGIKRVLKVLAALGLGCRKVDSARRCTLFESRLDRVGLDPEAAWTSFEAEGLQLASHPGVFGHGKLDEGTRLLLSRLPEALPETGRVLDMGCGDGILAGWLARRGLAMTAVDVNGFAVEATRRSLEANALDGEVRAGDVFAGLEGRRFDAIVSNPPFHQERAVDYGPAGRLIREAPEHLVPGGRLVLVANAFLPYPDLLERAFGGFEILADDRRFRVYSART
- a CDS encoding metallophosphoesterase, producing MRLIQVTDCHLHADPLARSRTGIPHRQFERVVVAAARLRPDAVLVTGDVSQDETAASYALAERVLARFDCPWFWLPGNHDAPDPMAECRPFHASLDLEDWRVLLLDTQVVGQEAGELGEARLAAFAERLADDDRPTLVAMHHPPLAVGSAWLDALGLVDAEAFWRTLAGHECVQAVLCGHIHQAFVGHGPVGVPVYACPSTSDQFLPGSETFAVDEASRPGFRVVDLHGGELATWVERVEL